One genomic region from Marinifilum sp. JC120 encodes:
- a CDS encoding response regulator — MSMLTGFREKSFLDKISILNEVAIAKDSAEMEGLLDLFQNPLEDTSVDYMVVTALNGVLSVDEQKAVELLSKEEGKLRTLCIRVCGEFQFKSAVPVLLDMAGGDPDPDFLFEVLTSLSKIGGPDSLELFRSNINNDDDLIVVMAIEMLGELKDEQSIPALKVFVERNNEDDSYEVCDLTTWKAVECLAAIGSDEALDFIVANLHHRNPTVRRVVTDSLTVLGAKGVPYLTKIISPDSDKDDMILAANVLGFIGDKGALDVLMDAIEKQYSTDSSVKYAIYEAIGRIGTMKGVISLIDGLDDDDELISVAVMTGLDGLVNPGVTKKLVEIVGQGGSKAGKILRAIVTAKAVNIFQGLYSEGKIGRFLMNAVAASKDSEVHEAFRDKLVEIGGEEAEADIARLPEAAKAGGKRALAVDDSKSMLALYRSILTNAGYEPTVAENGQEAYNHIQLNEEFEVIITDMNMPVMDGMEFVAKLRQTDGYADIPVIMVTTESEYSQQELARKTGVNDFITKPFTADQLKAKIAEYVS; from the coding sequence ATGTCTATGTTAACCGGTTTCAGAGAAAAATCTTTCTTGGATAAGATCAGCATTCTCAATGAAGTCGCTATTGCCAAGGACTCTGCGGAAATGGAAGGGTTGCTAGACCTTTTCCAAAACCCGCTGGAGGATACTTCTGTTGATTACATGGTTGTGACTGCCTTGAACGGTGTTCTTTCCGTTGATGAACAAAAAGCGGTTGAACTTTTGAGTAAGGAGGAGGGTAAACTCCGCACTTTGTGTATCAGGGTTTGCGGTGAGTTTCAGTTCAAAAGTGCCGTGCCTGTCCTGCTGGATATGGCCGGTGGTGATCCTGATCCTGATTTTCTGTTTGAAGTCTTGACCTCGCTTTCCAAAATAGGCGGGCCTGATTCCCTTGAACTTTTCCGCTCCAATATCAATAACGATGATGACCTGATCGTGGTCATGGCTATTGAAATGTTAGGAGAGCTAAAAGACGAACAGTCCATTCCGGCTCTCAAGGTATTTGTGGAGCGCAACAATGAGGACGATAGTTACGAAGTCTGTGACCTGACTACATGGAAGGCTGTAGAGTGTCTTGCTGCTATCGGTTCTGATGAGGCTCTGGATTTTATTGTAGCTAACCTGCACCACAGGAATCCTACTGTGCGCCGGGTGGTTACTGATTCCCTGACCGTACTTGGTGCTAAAGGTGTTCCTTACCTGACCAAGATTATCAGCCCGGACTCTGATAAGGACGATATGATCCTTGCCGCCAACGTGCTCGGTTTTATCGGGGACAAGGGAGCCCTTGATGTACTCATGGATGCCATTGAGAAGCAGTACTCCACTGACTCAAGTGTGAAATACGCCATCTATGAAGCCATTGGCAGAATTGGAACCATGAAGGGTGTGATCAGCCTTATTGATGGCTTGGATGATGATGACGAGCTTATCTCTGTGGCAGTTATGACCGGGCTTGACGGGTTGGTTAATCCTGGTGTCACCAAGAAGCTGGTGGAGATCGTAGGTCAGGGCGGCAGCAAGGCCGGAAAGATTCTGCGGGCCATTGTCACAGCTAAAGCCGTAAATATTTTTCAGGGGCTCTACTCTGAAGGTAAAATTGGACGTTTTTTGATGAATGCCGTAGCGGCTTCCAAGGACTCCGAAGTACATGAAGCCTTTCGGGACAAGCTGGTCGAGATCGGCGGCGAAGAAGCCGAGGCTGACATTGCCAGATTACCTGAAGCTGCAAAAGCCGGAGGCAAGAGGGCATTGGCCGTGGACGATTCCAAGTCCATGCTTGCTCTTTACCGCAGTATCCTGACCAATGCCGGGTATGAACCCACCGTGGCTGAAAACGGTCAAGAAGCGTATAATCATATTCAGTTGAATGAAGAGTTCGAGGTTATCATTACCGATATGAACATGCCGGTCATGGATGGGATGGAGTTTGTTGCCAAGCTTCGCCAGACTGACGGTTATGCAGATATCCCGGTCATTATGGTTACCACTGAATCTGAATATTCCCAGCAGGAGCTGGCGCGGAAAACCGGAGTGAACGATTTTATCACCAAGCCGTTTACCGCCGATCAGCTCAAAGCAAAGATTGCTGAATACGTTTCCTAA
- a CDS encoding chemotaxis protein CheX, producing the protein MNVELAKPFIKAAVDVLSMMAMITPTPGKPYVKKTKTAVGDVTGLVGITGDMNGTISISFSKNCAVTIVKNMLGDDVQDILQDVQDAVGEITNMVSGQARAGLAEQGLSFSGATPSVIMGDNHTITHIASTPIMAIPFTTDAGDFTIEFCFE; encoded by the coding sequence ATGAATGTTGAACTTGCTAAGCCGTTTATCAAGGCCGCTGTGGATGTGCTGTCAATGATGGCCATGATCACCCCGACGCCTGGAAAGCCTTATGTAAAGAAAACCAAGACTGCTGTTGGTGATGTAACCGGACTGGTTGGCATTACCGGGGATATGAATGGAACCATCTCGATTAGTTTTTCAAAAAATTGTGCGGTCACTATTGTAAAAAATATGCTCGGTGACGATGTTCAGGATATCTTGCAGGATGTCCAGGATGCTGTTGGTGAAATAACCAATATGGTATCCGGACAGGCCAGAGCAGGACTTGCCGAACAGGGGTTGAGTTTCTCCGGAGCCACTCCTTCTGTTATTATGGGAGATAACCATACAATAACCCACATTGCCAGCACTCCCATTATGGCTATCCCCTTCACTACTGATGCCGGGGATTTCACCATTGAATTCTGTTTCGAATAG